Proteins encoded together in one Variovorax paradoxus EPS window:
- a CDS encoding FUSC family protein — protein MTGPSAAVRVRAALCIALSHYVASGLTVALGLLFISGGIHFWLGTIAASAAATGVIVTAPPDLPGPRRGKFFQMLPAPLIGLPLFFAVQMLHTAPIRLGLLLVPATFMAFLAMAWGKRGIPIAIAVMFSMIFSMATPAPVDMAEAILRTWHFGLGAGLYVIWATLANLALNGRFRTQSVADVLYSLAALMRTEAGQFTPQDETRDIRDTPAPVLGQLLREQAALADQLQATRDIVLESPRTPRRQRLAAMLVIVLEMRDQLLASELDLDALLAHPAHADALIEMRRVLEELSDETIALADALMLGRHPDPVTDRRPRLAAIHVTADDEHHHGHPNLSGPTAAMLARGLASRIGHINDEVLRLSAMARGDAEPNLAVVRANWQLFVSPTDWTWRPFFTLWRWDQPPLRHAIRAALAIAAGYAIAVSMPWGSHDYWILLTIVVVLRGSLSQTLERRNARVAGTLLGCVLAVGLLSAHPSALWLLVIVTVAQAIAHSFAVRRYLITAVAATVLGLVQAHMLNTGTAPIFALFERIADTLIGAALAWGFCYVLPSWERTQIPALVARVLTAQARHARLALGLGQLQAIDSSPELEWRLARREAFDSLSALVQATQRALSEPRAVQPPLEPLEHLQAHSYQMLAQLSAVKSMLVLRRDRLTPGEVEGPLARTAQRIEAAIGTMPTTGPSQPESPGSTTVGGPIPLPDPFDNDISPWLLRRLDLATALATQLRDDAARILQPLNETTEATATTTA, from the coding sequence CCGCGTCGGCCGCCGCCACCGGCGTGATCGTCACCGCGCCGCCCGACCTGCCCGGCCCGCGCCGCGGCAAGTTCTTCCAGATGCTGCCGGCGCCGCTCATCGGGCTGCCGCTTTTCTTCGCGGTGCAGATGCTGCACACCGCGCCCATCCGCCTTGGCCTGCTGCTGGTGCCCGCCACCTTCATGGCTTTCCTCGCCATGGCCTGGGGCAAGCGCGGCATTCCCATCGCCATCGCGGTGATGTTCTCGATGATCTTCTCGATGGCCACGCCCGCGCCGGTCGACATGGCCGAGGCCATCCTGCGCACCTGGCACTTCGGGCTGGGCGCAGGGCTGTACGTGATCTGGGCGACGCTCGCCAACCTCGCTCTCAACGGGCGCTTTCGCACCCAGTCGGTGGCCGACGTGCTGTATTCGCTGGCCGCGCTCATGCGCACCGAGGCCGGCCAGTTCACCCCGCAGGACGAAACCCGCGACATCCGCGACACGCCCGCCCCGGTGCTCGGCCAACTGCTGCGAGAACAGGCCGCATTGGCCGACCAGTTGCAGGCCACGCGCGACATAGTCCTTGAATCCCCCCGCACGCCGCGCCGCCAGCGCCTGGCCGCCATGCTGGTGATCGTGCTGGAAATGCGCGACCAGCTGCTCGCGAGCGAGCTCGACCTCGACGCGCTGCTGGCCCACCCGGCCCATGCCGACGCGCTGATCGAAATGCGCCGCGTGCTCGAAGAACTCTCCGACGAAACCATCGCCCTCGCGGACGCGCTCATGCTGGGCCGCCACCCCGACCCGGTGACCGACCGCCGCCCGCGCCTCGCGGCCATCCACGTGACTGCGGACGACGAGCACCACCACGGCCATCCGAATCTGTCGGGCCCGACCGCCGCGATGCTCGCGCGCGGCCTCGCGAGCCGCATCGGCCACATCAACGACGAGGTGCTGCGCCTGTCGGCCATGGCGCGCGGCGATGCCGAGCCCAACCTCGCCGTGGTGCGCGCCAACTGGCAGCTCTTCGTGAGCCCGACCGACTGGACCTGGCGCCCGTTCTTCACGCTGTGGCGCTGGGACCAGCCGCCGCTGCGCCACGCGATCCGCGCCGCGCTGGCCATTGCCGCGGGCTATGCCATCGCGGTGTCGATGCCCTGGGGCTCGCACGACTACTGGATCTTGCTGACCATCGTCGTGGTGCTGCGCGGCAGCCTCTCGCAAACGCTGGAGCGGCGCAACGCCCGCGTGGCCGGCACGCTGCTCGGTTGCGTGCTCGCGGTGGGGCTGCTGTCGGCACATCCGTCGGCGCTGTGGCTGCTGGTCATCGTGACGGTGGCGCAGGCCATTGCCCACAGCTTCGCGGTGCGGCGCTACCTCATCACCGCGGTGGCCGCAACGGTGCTCGGCCTCGTGCAGGCGCACATGCTGAACACCGGCACCGCGCCCATCTTCGCGCTGTTCGAGCGCATCGCAGACACGCTCATCGGTGCCGCGCTCGCCTGGGGCTTCTGCTACGTGCTGCCCTCGTGGGAGCGCACGCAGATCCCCGCGCTGGTGGCGCGCGTGCTCACCGCGCAGGCGCGTCATGCGCGCCTTGCGCTCGGCCTCGGCCAACTGCAGGCCATCGACAGCAGCCCCGAGCTCGAATGGCGGCTCGCGCGCCGCGAGGCCTTCGACAGCCTCTCGGCCCTGGTTCAGGCCACGCAGCGCGCCCTCTCCGAGCCGCGCGCGGTGCAGCCGCCGCTGGAGCCGCTCGAGCACCTGCAGGCCCACAGCTACCAGATGCTCGCGCAGCTGAGCGCCGTCAAATCGATGCTCGTGCTGCGGCGCGACCGCCTCACGCCGGGCGAGGTCGAGGGCCCGCTCGCGCGCACTGCGCAACGAATCGAGGCCGCCATCGGAACTATGCCGACCACCGGCCCCTCTCAACCCGAGAGTCCGGGCTCCACCACGGTGGGCGGCCCGATTCCCCTGCCCGATCCGTTCGACAACGACATCAGCCCCTGGCTGCTGCGCCGACTCGACCTGGCGACGGCACTTGCCACGCAGCTGCGCGACGACGCGGCGCGGATTCTTCAACCTCTGAACGAGACAACAGAAGCAACAGCTACCACCACCGCCTGA
- a CDS encoding mechanosensitive ion channel family protein, producing MTHEILAHPWFGTWLAVLVAVPLALLVHRIGGLVLRRITRPVPAVHAMVVNIQPAARLALPLLALLLVFQAAPDDLRFIANVRHLTGLLLIAATTWLLVRAISGFADGVLAQHPSDVADNLQARRVLTQTRVLARTAMTVVMVAGGAMMLMTFPGARQVGASLLASAGVIGIVAGLAAKPVFSNLIAGLQIALAQPIRIDDVLVVEGEWGRVEEITGTFVVLKIWDERRLILPLSYFIEKPFQNWTRHSAQLLGSVFIYLDYGMPLAPLRAEVERIVKAAPEWDGRFFNLRVTDTTERTMQVRVLCTAATSGLAFDLRCSVREGLIEFMQREYPQFLPKMRIEADPAVAGSSATSPALAGA from the coding sequence ATGACCCACGAGATCCTTGCCCACCCCTGGTTCGGCACCTGGCTTGCCGTCCTCGTCGCCGTTCCGCTCGCCCTTCTTGTCCACCGCATCGGCGGCCTTGTGCTGCGCCGCATCACCCGGCCCGTGCCCGCGGTGCATGCGATGGTCGTCAACATCCAGCCGGCGGCAAGGCTGGCGCTGCCGCTCCTGGCGCTGCTGCTGGTGTTCCAGGCCGCCCCCGACGACCTGCGCTTCATTGCGAACGTGCGGCACCTCACCGGCCTGCTGCTCATCGCGGCCACCACATGGCTGCTGGTGCGCGCCATCAGCGGCTTTGCCGACGGCGTGCTCGCGCAGCACCCCTCGGACGTGGCCGACAACCTGCAGGCGCGCCGCGTGCTCACGCAAACGCGCGTGCTCGCGCGCACCGCGATGACGGTGGTCATGGTGGCCGGCGGCGCGATGATGCTCATGACCTTTCCGGGCGCACGCCAGGTCGGCGCGAGCCTTTTGGCCTCGGCCGGCGTGATCGGCATCGTGGCCGGTCTCGCGGCCAAGCCAGTCTTCAGCAACCTCATCGCGGGCCTGCAGATCGCGCTCGCGCAGCCGATCCGCATCGACGACGTGCTGGTGGTCGAAGGCGAATGGGGCCGTGTGGAAGAGATCACCGGCACCTTCGTCGTGCTCAAGATCTGGGACGAGCGGCGCCTCATCCTGCCGCTCAGCTATTTCATCGAGAAACCGTTCCAGAACTGGACGCGCCATTCGGCGCAGCTGCTCGGCTCGGTGTTCATCTACCTCGACTACGGCATGCCGCTCGCACCGCTGCGCGCCGAGGTCGAGCGCATCGTGAAGGCCGCGCCCGAATGGGATGGCCGCTTCTTCAACCTGCGCGTGACCGACACCACCGAGCGCACGATGCAGGTCCGCGTGCTCTGCACCGCCGCCACCTCGGGCCTGGCCTTCGACCTGCGCTGCAGCGTGCGCGAAGGCCTGATCGAATTCATGCAGCGCGAGTACCCGCAGTTTCTGCCGAAGATGCGCATCGAGGCCGATCCGGCCGTGGCTGGCAGCTCGGCCACTTCGCCCGCGCTGGCCGGCGCCTGA
- a CDS encoding helix-turn-helix transcriptional regulator → MTGRPTEAQQLRDLATLRRVRDRIDREYTQPLDVETLARDAGMSAGHLSRQFRIAYGEPPYAYLMTRRIERAMALLRRGDMSVTEVCFAVGCGSLGTFTTRFTELVGVPPGVYRRQDANTTEGMPSCVARQVTRPIRNREAPAPQPELASRPEPN, encoded by the coding sequence ATGACCGGCAGACCCACCGAAGCGCAGCAACTGCGCGACCTCGCCACGCTGCGCCGCGTGCGCGACCGCATCGATCGCGAATACACGCAGCCGCTGGACGTCGAGACGCTCGCGCGCGATGCGGGCATGTCCGCCGGCCACCTGAGCCGCCAGTTCCGCATCGCCTACGGCGAACCGCCCTACGCCTACCTCATGACCCGGCGCATCGAGCGCGCGATGGCCCTGCTGCGCCGCGGCGACATGAGCGTGACCGAGGTGTGCTTCGCGGTCGGCTGCGGGTCGCTGGGCACCTTCACCACCCGCTTCACCGAACTGGTCGGCGTGCCGCCCGGCGTCTACCGCCGGCAGGACGCGAACACGACCGAGGGCATGCCGTCGTGCGTGGCGAGGCAGGTGACGCGACCGATCAGGAATCGAGAAGCGCCGGCGCCACAGCCGGAATTAGCATCGCGGCCCGAACCCAACTAG
- a CDS encoding VOC family protein yields the protein MDITIHSTFLPHSDAETSLAFYRDTLGFEIRKDVGYGGMRWITVGPVGQPGVSIVLYPPAATPGITDEERRTIAQMMAKGTYATMLLATQDLDAAFAKLQAADAEIVEEPTEQPYGVRDCAVRDPAGNMIRIQQLR from the coding sequence ATGGACATCACCATCCACTCGACCTTTCTTCCCCACAGCGACGCGGAGACTTCGCTGGCCTTCTACCGCGACACACTCGGCTTCGAGATCCGCAAGGACGTCGGCTACGGCGGCATGCGCTGGATCACCGTCGGCCCCGTCGGCCAACCCGGCGTTTCCATCGTGCTGTACCCGCCGGCCGCCACGCCCGGCATCACCGACGAAGAGCGCCGCACCATCGCCCAGATGATGGCCAAGGGCACCTACGCCACGATGCTTCTGGCCACCCAGGACCTGGACGCCGCCTTCGCGAAACTGCAGGCCGCCGACGCAGAGATCGTCGAGGAACCGACCGAGCAACCGTATGGCGTGCGCGATTGCGCGGTGCGCGATCCGGCGGGCAACATGATCCGCATCCAGCAACTGCGCTGA